A single Pantoea rwandensis DNA region contains:
- a CDS encoding methyl-accepting chemotaxis protein, protein MSLLSVISLPLRLRTRLTWRMPLWLTSLRSQFLLFIVLFCLLQFAGVLLLSNHVNQTQISLQQANQLRERLALLDKARIELLTASDNSHRAGIYLMQDQQSGSVDSWKSLAAASDDSLKKAQALFTAYHAKADSPLAQGFAMLAEGLQEQLKGLAANDINAFFMVPMQAFQQQFNDAWFSEIEQANHQLSSVNQNTLSTLKQSRNMSLIVSAILMALLVLASSLLMRGVLLPLRRANRQLEQIATGDLVPSHDTPRRQCLETRQLFQSIESMRFGLQQIVSDINTVAVSVAAGAEDMQQHNEQVMQQHQAQNASFHHLSQRLHRVSEEVEIGAQFSQQATQEAQSADALMRNCATEVDNMELKMQQIVTASGDIAGIVGMLDSLSMQTRLLSLNAAIESAHAGSYGRSFSVVAKEMGLLSQKSGESTRQIDGLIQHTQQHVNDGFDKVKALEVLFTQISGAVSGVVTQLDELQQNSTAQSHRVSKIAHEVVEMSNQLQQNEALNAHQVNSATQLRELSDRLAQRAQQFRVDAA, encoded by the coding sequence ATGTCACTCCTTTCTGTAATCTCGTTACCGCTGCGTTTACGTACTCGTCTTACCTGGCGTATGCCGCTTTGGCTGACCAGCCTGCGCAGCCAGTTTTTGCTGTTTATCGTGCTGTTTTGTTTACTGCAGTTCGCGGGCGTACTGCTGCTCAGTAATCACGTTAATCAGACGCAAATTTCACTCCAGCAAGCCAATCAACTGCGGGAAAGATTGGCCCTGCTGGATAAAGCACGTATCGAGTTGCTCACCGCCAGTGATAACAGCCACCGTGCCGGTATCTATTTAATGCAGGATCAGCAAAGCGGCTCAGTCGATAGCTGGAAAAGTCTGGCGGCCGCCTCTGATGATTCGTTAAAAAAAGCCCAAGCACTGTTCACCGCCTACCATGCTAAAGCGGACAGCCCGCTGGCTCAGGGCTTTGCAATGTTAGCGGAAGGTTTGCAAGAGCAGTTGAAAGGGTTAGCGGCCAATGACATCAATGCCTTCTTTATGGTGCCGATGCAGGCATTCCAGCAGCAGTTTAACGATGCCTGGTTCAGCGAGATTGAACAAGCCAACCATCAGTTGAGCAGCGTGAATCAAAATACCCTCAGTACGCTAAAGCAGAGTCGCAATATGTCGCTGATCGTTAGTGCCATTTTGATGGCGCTACTGGTGCTGGCCTCCAGCCTGCTGATGCGCGGCGTGCTATTGCCGCTACGACGCGCCAACCGACAGCTGGAACAGATTGCCACAGGTGACCTGGTACCGAGCCATGACACGCCGCGTCGCCAGTGCCTGGAGACGCGCCAGCTGTTTCAGTCGATCGAGTCGATGCGCTTCGGTCTGCAGCAGATTGTCAGTGACATTAATACTGTTGCGGTCAGCGTGGCGGCCGGTGCAGAAGATATGCAGCAGCATAACGAACAAGTCATGCAACAACATCAGGCGCAGAATGCCAGCTTCCACCATTTGTCACAGCGTTTACATCGCGTGTCTGAAGAGGTCGAAATTGGTGCGCAGTTCTCGCAGCAGGCCACACAGGAGGCGCAGTCAGCCGATGCCCTGATGCGCAACTGCGCCACGGAAGTCGACAATATGGAACTCAAAATGCAGCAGATCGTTACAGCTTCGGGTGATATCGCCGGAATTGTCGGCATGCTGGATAGCCTGTCGATGCAAACCCGTTTGCTGTCGTTGAATGCCGCGATTGAATCCGCCCACGCCGGTTCGTACGGTCGCAGTTTCTCCGTCGTCGCCAAAGAGATGGGACTGCTGTCGCAAAAGAGTGGTGAATCAACGCGTCAGATTGATGGTTTAATTCAGCACACCCAGCAGCATGTGAATGATGGTTTTGACAAAGTGAAAGCGCTGGAAGTGTTGTTTACACAAATCAGCGGCGCGGTGTCGGGAGTCGTAACGCAACTCGATGAGTTGCAGCAAAATAGCACCGCGCAAAGTCACCGCGTCAGTAAAATTGCGCACGAAGTGGTGGAGATGAGTAATCAGCTACAGCAAAACGAAGCGCTCAACGCCCATCAGGTCAATTCGGCTACACAATTGCGTGAACTCTCTGATCGCCTCGCCCAGCGGGCACAGCAATTCCGCGTCGATGCCGCTTGA
- a CDS encoding phosphohydrolase — MSLTRWQQRYENWLQQNWLHDDKAHDIAHLRRVWMSATRIMQHSAADPMVVLTACYFHDVVNLPKNHPERHLASTYAAEETRRILQQDFPDFPQELLEGVAHAVQAHSFSARITPLTLEAKIVQDADRLESLGAIGLARVFYTAGALGRPLFDSEDPLGKERELDDVKWTLDHFQKKLLRLPETMQTEAGRLLAEHNADFLVHYMAKLCAELQGNLTSIDESVLRDFSPIHS, encoded by the coding sequence ATGTCACTCACCCGCTGGCAACAACGCTACGAGAACTGGCTGCAGCAAAACTGGCTGCACGATGATAAAGCCCATGATATCGCGCACCTGCGTCGTGTCTGGATGAGCGCCACGCGCATCATGCAGCACAGTGCAGCCGATCCTATGGTGGTCCTCACCGCCTGTTACTTCCATGACGTGGTTAACCTTCCCAAAAACCATCCAGAGCGCCATCTGGCTTCCACCTATGCGGCTGAAGAGACACGCCGAATTTTGCAGCAGGACTTTCCGGACTTCCCACAGGAATTGCTCGAGGGTGTCGCCCATGCTGTCCAGGCGCACAGTTTCAGCGCACGCATCACGCCACTGACATTGGAAGCAAAAATTGTTCAGGATGCCGATCGCCTCGAGTCTTTAGGTGCTATCGGCCTCGCACGCGTTTTCTACACGGCCGGGGCGTTGGGCCGTCCGCTGTTTGACAGTGAAGATCCATTAGGAAAAGAACGTGAATTAGACGATGTGAAATGGACGTTGGACCACTTCCAGAAGAAACTTTTACGCTTGCCCGAAACCATGCAAACCGAAGCGGGGCGCCTGCTGGCGGAGCATAATGCGGATTTCCTGGTGCACTATATGGCTAAGCTGTGCGCGGAATTGCAGGGCAATCTCACCAGCATTGATGAGTCTGTATTAAGGGATTTCAGCCCTATACACTCTTAA